The Sphingobium aromaticiconvertens genome has a segment encoding these proteins:
- a CDS encoding TMEM165/GDT1 family protein: MEALYTSTALVALAEMGDKTQLLAMLLATRFRKPLPIIFGILFATLANHFLAALVGHSIAGVLTQDWFRYAVALSFIAMAAWTLVPDTIDEDAPLKAPSKAGVFVTTLVAFFLVEMGDKTQVATVALGAQFDNLFAVTAGTTLGMMIANVPAVLFGEALAKRVPMRALQVGAALLFLALGLWMLASLQGWV; this comes from the coding sequence ATGGAAGCCCTCTACACCTCCACCGCGCTGGTCGCCCTTGCCGAAATGGGCGACAAGACACAGTTGCTGGCGATGCTGCTCGCCACCCGTTTCCGCAAGCCTCTGCCGATCATCTTCGGCATCCTGTTTGCGACGCTGGCCAATCATTTTCTTGCCGCGCTGGTCGGCCATTCGATCGCGGGTGTGCTGACGCAGGACTGGTTCCGCTATGCCGTGGCATTGAGCTTCATCGCCATGGCCGCCTGGACATTGGTGCCCGATACGATCGACGAGGATGCCCCGTTGAAGGCACCATCGAAGGCGGGCGTGTTCGTAACAACGCTGGTCGCCTTCTTCCTGGTCGAGATGGGAGACAAGACACAGGTCGCGACGGTGGCACTGGGCGCGCAGTTCGACAATCTCTTCGCGGTAACGGCGGGCACGACCTTGGGCATGATGATCGCCAATGTGCCTGCCGTGCTGTTCGGCGAGGCGCTGGCGAAGCGGGTGCCGATGCGCGCGTTGCAGGTTGGCGCGGCGTTGTTGTTTCTGGCGCTGGGCCTGTGGATGCTGGCGAGCCTTCAGGGATGGGTGTAG
- a CDS encoding complex I NDUFA9 subunit family protein, whose protein sequence is MKDCLVTVFGGGGFLGRQVVQELLARGARVRVAQRNIGDAFRVKPLGGLGQTQFVAADITKPNSVARAITDSDVVINLVGILSGDFEAVQHLGAANVAKAAAEAGAKVLIHVSAIGADAESPAGYARSKAAGEVAVKAAFPTATILRPSIIFGREDQFINRFANLISIAPVVPVMAPDTKFQPVYVADVARAIANAAGDPKAHGGKTYELGGPQILSMMELNAWIGKSIGRDKPLVAVPAPIAGLIATFGFLPGAPITKDQWALLQKDNIVAPGVADLAALGVTPTPMASVAESWLVRFRRHGRFAGRAKA, encoded by the coding sequence ATGAAGGATTGTCTGGTTACAGTGTTCGGCGGCGGCGGTTTCCTTGGCCGTCAGGTCGTGCAGGAACTGCTGGCGCGCGGGGCGCGGGTACGCGTGGCGCAGCGCAACATCGGTGACGCGTTCCGGGTGAAGCCTTTGGGCGGCCTGGGTCAGACCCAGTTCGTCGCGGCCGACATCACCAAGCCCAACAGCGTCGCGCGCGCAATCACGGACAGCGATGTTGTGATCAATCTGGTCGGCATCCTGTCGGGCGACTTCGAGGCTGTCCAGCATCTGGGCGCAGCCAATGTGGCCAAGGCTGCGGCTGAGGCGGGCGCCAAGGTGCTGATCCATGTGTCGGCGATCGGCGCGGACGCGGAAAGCCCGGCGGGCTATGCGCGCTCCAAGGCCGCTGGCGAGGTGGCGGTCAAGGCCGCCTTTCCCACCGCGACCATCCTGCGTCCCTCGATCATCTTTGGCCGCGAGGATCAGTTCATCAACCGCTTCGCCAACCTGATCAGCATAGCCCCGGTCGTGCCGGTGATGGCGCCGGACACGAAGTTCCAGCCTGTCTATGTCGCCGACGTGGCCCGCGCGATCGCTAATGCAGCGGGCGATCCGAAAGCGCATGGGGGCAAGACCTATGAACTGGGCGGACCGCAGATACTGTCCATGATGGAATTGAACGCCTGGATCGGCAAGAGCATCGGCCGCGACAAGCCGCTGGTCGCCGTCCCCGCGCCGATCGCCGGCCTGATCGCGACCTTCGGCTTCCTGCCGGGCGCGCCAATCACCAAGGACCAGTGGGCGCTGCTGCAAAAGGACAATATCGTAGCGCCGGGCGTCGCAGACCTGGCCGCGCTGGGCGTTACGCCCACGCCGATGGCATCAGTGGCCGAAAGCTGGTTGGTGCGCTTCCGCCGCCACGGACGCTTTGCCGGGCGCGCCAAGGCCTGA
- a CDS encoding undecaprenyl-diphosphate phosphatase, whose amino-acid sequence MDMHYLTVILLGIVEGLTEFLPVSSTGHLILASELLGYDASVWAMFNVIIQLGAILAVVVLYWRTFWAVGMGLLKREPHSWRFLRNLIIAFIPAAVVGLAVHDYIEILLGSPKVVAWALIVGGIAILAIERVIKEQRFVGIADIPVVRVIGIGLIQCISMIPGVSRSGATIMGALTLGVERRTAAEFSFFLAIPTMLGATALELLKKGDQITSGAVGWDSIALGFIVSFIVALLVIRWFVGLVSKHGFGPFAWYRIIAGIGALVWLSVR is encoded by the coding sequence ATGGACATGCATTATCTGACCGTCATCCTGCTGGGCATTGTCGAGGGGCTGACCGAATTCCTGCCGGTATCCTCGACCGGGCACCTCATCCTCGCCAGCGAACTTCTGGGCTATGACGCATCGGTCTGGGCGATGTTCAACGTCATCATCCAGTTGGGCGCGATCCTGGCGGTAGTCGTCCTCTACTGGCGGACCTTCTGGGCCGTGGGCATGGGCCTGCTGAAGCGGGAGCCGCATAGTTGGCGCTTCCTGCGGAACCTCATCATCGCCTTCATTCCCGCTGCAGTCGTCGGCCTGGCAGTCCATGACTATATCGAAATCCTGCTGGGATCGCCCAAAGTGGTCGCGTGGGCGCTGATCGTCGGCGGCATCGCCATCCTGGCGATCGAGCGCGTGATCAAGGAACAGCGCTTCGTCGGCATCGCCGACATTCCGGTCGTCCGGGTCATTGGTATCGGACTGATCCAGTGCATCTCCATGATCCCAGGCGTCAGCCGCTCGGGCGCAACGATCATGGGCGCGCTGACGCTAGGCGTGGAACGGCGGACAGCGGCAGAGTTCAGCTTCTTCCTCGCCATCCCGACCATGCTGGGCGCAACTGCCCTGGAACTGTTGAAGAAGGGCGACCAGATCACATCGGGCGCGGTTGGCTGGGACAGCATCGCGCTCGGCTTTATTGTCTCATTCATCGTTGCCCTTCTGGTGATCCGCTGGTTCGTGGGGCTGGTGTCCAAACATGGATTCGGCCCTTTTGCCTGGTATCGAATCATCGCCGGAATCGGCGCGCTAGTGTGGCTCAGCGTTAGATAG
- a CDS encoding NAD(P)-dependent oxidoreductase, giving the protein MADNPMLKFVGTGQAYPEKRAANERAEDFAEISRSFLVEKAEEQASRCSQCGVPYCATHCPLHNHIPDWLRLTAEGRVREAYELSNQTSTMPEICGRICPQDRLCEGNCVIEFSGHGAVTIGSVEKFITDTAWKEGWVEPVVPGAATGMSVAIIGAGPAGLTTAEYLRVAGHEVHVYDRHDRAGGLLTYGIPGFKLEKDIVMRRVQRLKDGGIVFHENFEVGRDASMEELRAKHDAILIATGVYKSRDIRAPGVGAPGVVKALDFLTASNKAGFGDDVPSHTDGSLLATGKNVVVIGGGDTAMDCVRTAIRQGARSVKCLYRRDRENMPGSQREVANAEEEGVEFVWLSAPIAFEGTEHVSGVKVTKMRLGAPDASGRRAPEPDPGSEFTLEADMVIKALGYDPEELPKLFGAEDLSVTRWGTLRVDHKTMMTSMDGVFAAGDIVRGASLVVWAIRDGRDVTEHMHRYLTVKAKAGERVAA; this is encoded by the coding sequence ATGGCCGACAATCCGATGCTGAAATTCGTAGGAACCGGACAGGCTTACCCCGAGAAACGCGCCGCGAACGAGCGCGCCGAGGATTTTGCCGAGATCAGCCGCAGCTTCCTGGTCGAAAAGGCCGAAGAGCAGGCGTCGCGCTGTTCGCAATGCGGCGTGCCCTATTGCGCGACCCATTGCCCGCTGCACAACCACATCCCCGACTGGCTGCGCCTGACCGCCGAGGGGCGCGTCCGCGAAGCCTATGAATTGTCGAACCAGACCAGCACCATGCCGGAAATCTGCGGTCGCATTTGCCCGCAGGACCGCCTGTGCGAAGGCAATTGCGTCATCGAATTTTCCGGCCACGGCGCCGTCACCATCGGCAGCGTGGAAAAGTTCATCACCGACACAGCCTGGAAGGAAGGCTGGGTCGAGCCGGTCGTGCCCGGCGCGGCCACCGGCATGTCCGTGGCCATCATCGGCGCCGGGCCTGCTGGCCTGACGACAGCGGAATATCTGCGCGTGGCGGGGCATGAAGTGCATGTCTATGACCGGCATGACCGCGCGGGCGGGCTGCTGACCTATGGCATTCCCGGCTTCAAGCTGGAGAAGGACATCGTCATGCGCCGCGTCCAGCGATTGAAGGACGGCGGCATCGTCTTCCACGAAAATTTCGAGGTCGGTCGCGACGCGAGCATGGAAGAATTGCGCGCAAAGCATGACGCAATCCTTATCGCCACCGGCGTTTACAAATCGCGCGACATCCGCGCGCCGGGCGTGGGCGCGCCCGGCGTGGTCAAGGCGCTGGATTTCCTCACCGCCTCCAACAAGGCCGGCTTTGGCGATGATGTACCCAGCCACACCGACGGTTCGCTGCTGGCGACGGGCAAGAATGTCGTCGTCATCGGCGGCGGCGACACCGCGATGGATTGCGTTCGCACCGCCATCCGTCAGGGCGCCAGGTCCGTGAAGTGTCTCTATCGCCGCGACCGCGAAAATATGCCCGGATCGCAGCGCGAGGTCGCCAATGCGGAAGAGGAAGGCGTCGAGTTCGTCTGGCTTTCCGCCCCCATCGCCTTTGAAGGCACCGAACATGTGTCTGGCGTCAAGGTCACGAAGATGCGCCTTGGCGCACCCGACGCGTCAGGCCGCCGTGCGCCAGAGCCGGACCCCGGCAGCGAGTTCACGCTGGAGGCCGACATGGTCATCAAGGCGCTGGGCTATGATCCAGAAGAACTGCCCAAGCTGTTCGGCGCGGAGGATCTGTCCGTCACCCGCTGGGGCACGCTGCGCGTCGATCACAAGACGATGATGACCAGCATGGATGGCGTCTTTGCGGCGGGCGACATCGTGCGCGGCGCATCGCTGGTCGTCTGGGCGATCCGCGACGGTCGCGACGTGACCGAACATATGCACCGCTACCTGACCGTGAAGGCGAAGGCAGGCGAAAGGGTCGCGGCGTGA
- a CDS encoding DUF2059 domain-containing protein: protein MRAAFRSFLIALAMGGALPITQAQADSTVIASADPARVAAARPVVDKLFPVGTYRRMMGGTMSKMMDSMIGGVMKMPIAQIARISGVPADKLTGMSEASLEEVSTIVDPHFRERTKLGMDAMMGGMTDLMDGFEPNVRGALTRAYARKFDVRQLGEINAFFATPTGNRFASDYMSMMMDPDIMSEMQALMPEMMKKIPDMAEKAKKATESLPPPRKASDLSDAEKTKLAQLLGIKSSDLKDSAAQPAEGTE, encoded by the coding sequence GTGAGGGCAGCGTTTCGCTCCTTTCTGATCGCTCTCGCCATGGGCGGCGCGCTGCCCATCACGCAGGCACAGGCGGATTCGACCGTGATCGCATCCGCCGATCCCGCGCGCGTCGCAGCGGCCCGGCCGGTCGTGGACAAGCTGTTTCCCGTCGGCACCTACCGACGGATGATGGGCGGAACCATGTCCAAGATGATGGACAGCATGATCGGTGGCGTAATGAAAATGCCGATCGCCCAGATCGCCCGGATCAGTGGCGTGCCTGCGGACAAGCTGACCGGAATGAGCGAAGCATCACTGGAAGAAGTGAGCACGATCGTCGACCCGCATTTCCGTGAGCGGACCAAGCTGGGCATGGACGCCATGATGGGCGGCATGACCGATCTGATGGACGGGTTCGAACCCAATGTCCGCGGCGCGCTGACCCGCGCCTATGCGCGCAAGTTCGATGTCCGGCAGTTGGGCGAGATTAATGCGTTTTTCGCGACGCCCACCGGCAACCGGTTCGCCAGCGACTATATGTCGATGATGATGGACCCGGACATCATGAGCGAGATGCAGGCGTTGATGCCCGAAATGATGAAGAAGATACCGGATATGGCGGAAAAGGCGAAGAAGGCCACCGAGAGCCTGCCACCGCCCCGCAAGGCATCCGACTTGTCGGATGCGGAAAAAACCAAATTGGCCCAGTTGCTGGGCATAAAGTCCAGCGACCTTAAGGATAGCGCCGCACAGCCTGCGGAAGGGACCGAATAA
- the gltB gene encoding glutamate synthase large subunit: MTDQTNFMASPEERARIAAEGMYRPDFEGDACGVGLVAATDGRASRRVVASAIDALKAVWHRGAVDADGKTGDGAGIHVDLPVRFFDDAIADSGHKPLPNRLAVGMIFLPRTDLNAQETCRTIVESEIIDAGYTIYGWRQVPVDVSVIGEKAQRTRPEIEQIMVAGPMPEERDIGEFEKDLYLIRRRIEKKVIAAQIQDFYVCSLSCRSIIYKGLFLAESLSVFYPDLQDERFESRVAIFHQRYSTNTFPQWWLAQPFRTLAHNGEINTIRGNQNWMKSHEIKMASLAFGDQSEDIKPVIPAGASDTAALDAVFEAICRSGRDAPTAKLMLVPEAWQAGGETPKPHLDMYEYLASVMEPWDGPAALAMTDGRWIVAGVDRNALRPLRYTLTGDNLLIVGSETGMVVVPETTIVRKGRMGPGQMIAIDLQEGELYDDRAIKDRIAGERPYGELIKDFMAVSDLPQAQSALPNWDKADLTRRQVAANLTLEDLELILSPMVEDAKEAIGSMGDDTPLAVISDKPRTVSHFFRQNFSQVTNPPIDSLRERHVMSLKTRFSNLHNILEQDKQNSHVLVLDSPVLTSAEWARLKAHFGPAVAQIDCTFSKDGGQEQLRGAIARIREEAEQAVREGRTELFLTDENVGPDRIAIAGVLAAAAVHTHLVRKGLRSYASINVRCAEALDTHYFAVLIGVGATTVNAYLAEASIADRHARGLFGSLDLDACFERYRVAINEGLLKIMSKMGIAVISSYRGGYNFEAVGLSRALVNDLFPGMPAKISGEGYASLHYSASLRHEMAYDAAVLRLPVGGFYRQRNGGESHAYSAQLMHLLQTAVATDSYSTYLQFSRGVRDLPPVYLRDLLEFNFAREAVPIDEVEATTEIRKRFVTPGMSLGALSPEAHETLAIAMNRIGAKAVSGEGGEDANRFKPYENGDNANSVIKQIASGRFGVHAEYLGSAEEIEIKVAQGAKPGEGGQLPGFKVTEFIAKLRHSTPGVTLISPPPHHDIYSIEDLAQLIYDCKQINPRARVCVKLVSQAGIGTVAAGVAKAHADVILIAGHVGGTGASPQTSIKYAGTPWEMGLSEANQVLTLNGLRHRVKLRTDGGLKTGRDIVIAAILGAEEFGIGTLSLVAMGCIMVRQCHSNTCPVGVCVQDSALREKFTGTPEKVINLMTFIAEEVREVLARLGYRSLDEVIGRTELLKQINRGAEHLDDLDLNPILAKVDATDEQRRFSLKEWRNEVPDSLDAQMMRDAKAVFERGEKMQLTYTVRNTHRAVGTRLSAKITEKFGMSTLADGHLTVRLRGSAGQSLGAFLCKGITLEVFGDANDYVGKGLSGGIIAVRTTVSSPLVSKDNTILGNTVLYGATSGKLFAAGQAGERFAVRNSGAKVVVEGCGANGCEYMTGGTAVILGETGANFGAGMTGGMAFILDEDGSFPARANPESIVWQRLESAHWEGELKALITEHAKMTDSKWSATILEDWNRWRRYVWQVCPKEMINRLAQPLSDAPQEVVAAE; this comes from the coding sequence ATGACCGACCAGACAAACTTCATGGCCAGCCCCGAAGAACGCGCACGGATCGCGGCCGAAGGCATGTACCGCCCCGATTTCGAAGGTGACGCCTGTGGCGTGGGCCTGGTCGCGGCAACCGATGGTCGCGCATCGCGGCGCGTGGTCGCCAGCGCGATCGACGCATTGAAAGCAGTATGGCACCGTGGCGCGGTCGATGCCGATGGCAAGACCGGCGATGGCGCGGGCATCCATGTCGACCTGCCGGTGCGCTTCTTTGACGACGCGATCGCGGACTCCGGTCACAAGCCTCTGCCCAATCGTCTGGCCGTCGGCATGATCTTCCTGCCGCGCACGGACCTGAACGCGCAGGAAACCTGCCGCACGATCGTCGAGAGCGAGATCATCGACGCGGGCTACACCATCTATGGCTGGCGTCAGGTGCCGGTCGACGTGTCCGTCATCGGCGAAAAGGCGCAGCGCACCCGGCCAGAGATCGAGCAGATCATGGTCGCCGGACCGATGCCCGAGGAACGCGACATTGGCGAGTTCGAAAAGGACCTTTACCTCATCCGCCGCCGGATCGAGAAGAAGGTGATCGCCGCGCAGATCCAGGATTTCTACGTCTGTTCGCTGTCGTGCCGCTCGATCATCTACAAGGGGTTGTTCCTGGCCGAAAGCCTGTCGGTTTTCTATCCCGACCTTCAGGATGAGCGGTTTGAGAGCCGCGTCGCCATCTTCCACCAGCGCTATTCGACCAACACTTTCCCGCAATGGTGGCTGGCCCAGCCATTCCGCACGCTTGCCCATAATGGCGAGATCAACACGATTCGCGGCAACCAGAACTGGATGAAAAGCCACGAGATCAAGATGGCCAGCCTGGCCTTTGGCGACCAGTCGGAGGACATCAAGCCGGTGATCCCGGCAGGCGCGTCCGACACCGCCGCGCTGGACGCCGTGTTCGAAGCGATCTGCCGTTCCGGCCGCGATGCGCCGACGGCCAAGCTGATGCTGGTGCCCGAAGCATGGCAGGCCGGCGGCGAGACGCCAAAGCCGCATCTCGACATGTATGAATATCTCGCCTCCGTCATGGAGCCGTGGGACGGCCCCGCCGCGCTGGCGATGACCGATGGCCGCTGGATCGTCGCGGGTGTCGACCGCAACGCGCTGCGCCCGCTGCGCTACACGCTGACCGGCGACAACCTGCTGATCGTGGGGTCGGAGACCGGCATGGTCGTGGTCCCCGAGACGACGATCGTCCGCAAGGGGCGCATGGGTCCGGGCCAGATGATCGCCATTGATCTGCAAGAGGGCGAACTCTATGACGACCGCGCGATAAAGGATCGGATCGCGGGCGAGCGCCCCTATGGCGAACTGATCAAGGACTTCATGGCGGTCAGTGACCTGCCGCAAGCGCAAAGCGCCCTGCCCAATTGGGACAAGGCGGACCTGACGCGCCGTCAGGTCGCCGCCAACCTGACGCTGGAGGATCTGGAACTGATCCTCTCGCCCATGGTCGAGGATGCGAAGGAAGCCATTGGATCGATGGGTGACGACACGCCGCTGGCGGTCATCTCCGACAAGCCGCGCACGGTCAGCCATTTCTTCCGCCAGAATTTCAGCCAGGTCACCAACCCGCCGATCGACTCCTTGCGCGAACGGCATGTGATGAGCCTCAAGACGCGCTTTTCCAACCTCCACAACATATTGGAGCAGGACAAGCAGAACAGCCATGTGCTGGTGCTGGATTCACCGGTGCTGACCAGCGCCGAATGGGCACGGCTGAAGGCGCATTTCGGCCCGGCCGTGGCGCAGATCGATTGCACCTTCTCAAAGGATGGCGGGCAGGAGCAATTGCGCGGCGCGATCGCCCGCATCCGCGAAGAAGCCGAGCAGGCAGTGCGCGAAGGGCGGACCGAACTGTTCCTGACCGACGAGAATGTCGGGCCGGACCGGATCGCCATTGCCGGCGTATTGGCCGCAGCAGCGGTACACACGCATCTGGTCCGCAAAGGGCTGCGCTCCTATGCGTCCATCAACGTGCGCTGCGCCGAGGCGCTGGACACCCATTATTTCGCGGTGCTGATCGGCGTCGGCGCGACCACGGTGAACGCCTATCTGGCCGAAGCCAGCATCGCCGACCGCCATGCCCGCGGCCTTTTCGGCAGCCTCGACCTCGACGCCTGTTTCGAACGCTATCGGGTCGCCATCAACGAAGGCCTGCTGAAGATCATGTCCAAAATGGGCATCGCGGTCATCAGCAGCTATCGTGGCGGCTATAATTTCGAGGCGGTGGGCCTGTCCCGCGCGCTGGTGAACGACCTGTTCCCAGGCATGCCCGCGAAAATCTCCGGCGAAGGCTATGCCTCGCTCCACTATAGCGCCAGCCTGCGGCACGAAATGGCCTATGACGCGGCAGTGCTGCGCCTGCCGGTCGGCGGCTTCTATCGCCAGCGCAACGGGGGGGAAAGCCACGCCTATTCAGCGCAGTTGATGCACCTGTTGCAGACGGCGGTCGCAACCGACAGCTATTCGACCTATCTGCAATTTTCGCGCGGCGTGCGCGATTTGCCGCCAGTCTATCTGCGCGACCTGCTGGAGTTCAACTTCGCCCGCGAAGCCGTGCCGATCGACGAGGTGGAAGCCACCACAGAGATCCGCAAGCGCTTCGTGACGCCCGGCATGAGCCTGGGCGCGCTGTCGCCCGAGGCGCATGAAACGCTGGCGATCGCCATGAACCGCATCGGCGCGAAGGCGGTCAGCGGCGAAGGCGGCGAGGATGCAAACCGTTTCAAGCCTTATGAAAATGGTGACAACGCCAATTCGGTCATCAAGCAGATCGCGTCCGGCCGCTTCGGCGTCCATGCCGAATATCTGGGATCAGCCGAAGAGATCGAGATCAAGGTCGCTCAGGGCGCCAAGCCCGGTGAGGGCGGGCAGTTGCCCGGCTTCAAGGTGACTGAGTTCATCGCAAAGCTGCGCCATTCGACGCCGGGCGTGACGCTGATCTCGCCGCCGCCGCACCATGACATCTATTCGATCGAGGATCTGGCGCAGCTCATCTACGACTGCAAGCAGATCAATCCGCGCGCGCGCGTCTGCGTGAAGCTGGTCAGTCAGGCGGGCATCGGCACCGTGGCGGCGGGCGTGGCAAAGGCCCATGCCGACGTCATCCTGATCGCGGGCCATGTCGGCGGCACCGGCGCTTCGCCGCAGACCTCGATCAAATATGCGGGCACGCCCTGGGAAATGGGTCTGTCCGAAGCCAATCAGGTATTGACCCTCAATGGCTTGCGCCATCGGGTGAAGCTGCGGACCGACGGCGGCCTCAAGACCGGGCGTGACATCGTCATTGCCGCAATCCTGGGCGCGGAAGAGTTTGGCATCGGCACGCTGTCGCTGGTCGCGATGGGCTGTATCATGGTGCGCCAGTGCCACAGCAACACCTGCCCGGTGGGCGTATGCGTGCAGGACAGCGCGCTGCGTGAGAAGTTCACGGGCACGCCGGAGAAGGTCATCAATCTGATGACCTTCATCGCCGAGGAAGTGCGCGAAGTGCTGGCACGACTGGGCTATCGCAGCCTGGACGAGGTGATCGGCCGGACCGAACTGCTCAAGCAGATCAATCGCGGCGCCGAACATCTCGACGACCTCGACCTCAACCCCATATTGGCCAAGGTCGATGCGACCGACGAACAACGTCGCTTCTCGCTGAAGGAATGGCGCAACGAGGTGCCCGACAGCCTGGACGCGCAGATGATGCGCGACGCCAAGGCCGTGTTCGAGCGGGGCGAGAAGATGCAACTGACCTACACGGTGCGCAATACGCACCGTGCGGTCGGTACGCGCCTGTCGGCCAAGATCACCGAGAAGTTCGGCATGTCCACTCTGGCGGACGGGCATCTGACCGTGCGGCTGCGCGGATCGGCGGGCCAGTCGCTGGGCGCGTTCCTGTGCAAGGGCATCACGCTGGAAGTGTTTGGCGACGCCAATGACTATGTCGGCAAGGGCCTGTCGGGCGGCATCATCGCCGTGCGGACAACCGTGTCCAGCCCGCTGGTCAGCAAGGATAATACCATCCTGGGCAACACCGTCCTCTATGGCGCGACCAGCGGCAAGCTGTTCGCGGCGGGTCAGGCAGGCGAGCGCTTCGCAGTCCGCAATTCGGGCGCCAAAGTGGTGGTCGAGGGCTGCGGCGCCAATGGCTGCGAATATATGACCGGCGGGACCGCCGTGATCCTGGGTGAAACAGGCGCCAATTTCGGCGCGGGCATGACCGGGGGCATGGCTTTCATCCTGGACGAGGATGGCAGCTTCCCGGCGCGGGCCAACCCGGAGAGCATCGTCTGGCAGCGGCTGGAAAGCGCGCATTGGGAAGGCGAGCTGAAGGCGCTGATCACCGAACATGCAAAGATGACCGACAGCAAATGGTCGGCCACCATATTGGAAGATTGGAATCGCTGGCGGCGTTATGTCTGGCAGGTTTGCCCGAAGGAAATGATCAATCGCCTCGCCCAGCCGTTGAGCGATGCACCGCAAGAAGTGGTTGCGGCGGAATAG
- a CDS encoding transcriptional regulator domain-containing protein has protein sequence MTGTARLPDWRDRAAYDAIPALGRDALAWEVLRRDPVYRRFAAASALTAEMSAGEIGYSVAAKATTASDATNIHRFDSRILPDVDGEHVRLIVHGEVFRLDVVSGTVMSGPVHLTYQLAQDGRLVRKIDTIQRLEQALAGIEPGPVAGTSRIVRSAMALRAYDARADGASLREMAAIPPHVSALARPRWLPEVAREWARVSSVQLNGRMGRPRIIR, from the coding sequence GTGACCGGGACCGCGCGACTGCCGGACTGGCGCGACAGGGCAGCATATGATGCCATCCCGGCGCTTGGCCGGGACGCTCTTGCCTGGGAAGTGTTGCGTCGCGATCCTGTCTACCGGCGATTTGCCGCGGCCAGCGCACTGACTGCGGAAATGTCTGCAGGCGAGATCGGCTACTCGGTCGCTGCGAAAGCGACGACCGCATCGGATGCCACGAACATTCACCGCTTCGATTCCCGCATCCTCCCTGATGTGGATGGCGAACATGTCCGCCTTATCGTTCATGGCGAGGTGTTTCGCCTGGATGTTGTCTCGGGAACCGTCATGTCAGGCCCCGTCCATCTCACCTACCAGCTCGCGCAGGATGGGCGGTTGGTTCGCAAGATAGACACGATCCAACGACTTGAGCAGGCATTGGCGGGGATTGAGCCGGGCCCGGTCGCGGGGACTTCCCGGATAGTACGATCGGCCATGGCGCTGCGCGCCTACGATGCTCGCGCGGATGGTGCATCTCTCAGGGAAATGGCGGCTATACCTCCGCATGTCTCCGCGCTGGCGCGACCTAGGTGGCTTCCCGAAGTTGCTCGCGAATGGGCGCGGGTTAGCAGCGTCCAACTGAACGGACGAATGGGACGTCCTCGCATCATCCGCTAG
- a CDS encoding phytanoyl-CoA dioxygenase family protein, whose product MSAAVDRHVGTLACDGRCVLGHAIEPALIFDIEAELNPRFAATPLCRGAFYGERTKRFGLLLTRSPAIERLVMHPLVLDIVEQMLLPWCERIALNLTQAIEIHPRALAQLPHRDQDMWAGPKGSLEYLVNVMWPLKTFTRENGGTRLWTGSHFDWNVPILPEEEANVPTVSPGDALIFLGSTLHGGGGNVSAAPRRGIVVSYCLGWLKPFELQWLVYPPQVARLFSPQLAALVGYAPTKPRPQRCSSGPKWVKWAEG is encoded by the coding sequence GTGAGCGCCGCAGTCGACCGCCATGTCGGTACGCTCGCGTGCGACGGCCGGTGCGTATTGGGACACGCCATCGAGCCGGCACTGATCTTCGACATTGAGGCAGAGTTGAATCCCCGCTTTGCTGCGACGCCTTTGTGCCGGGGCGCCTTCTATGGCGAGCGCACCAAGCGCTTCGGTTTGCTGCTGACGCGCTCGCCGGCGATCGAGCGGCTGGTGATGCATCCGTTGGTCCTCGATATCGTCGAGCAGATGCTGCTGCCGTGGTGCGAGCGGATCGCGCTCAACCTGACCCAGGCGATCGAGATCCACCCCCGCGCGTTGGCGCAACTGCCCCACCGCGACCAGGACATGTGGGCCGGGCCGAAGGGCAGCCTCGAATATCTCGTAAACGTCATGTGGCCGTTGAAGACGTTCACGCGGGAGAACGGCGGCACGCGGCTCTGGACCGGAAGCCATTTTGACTGGAACGTTCCCATCCTTCCCGAGGAGGAAGCGAACGTGCCGACGGTATCGCCGGGTGATGCCCTGATCTTCCTCGGCTCCACCCTCCATGGTGGCGGGGGCAACGTCAGCGCCGCACCACGGCGCGGCATCGTCGTCAGCTATTGTCTCGGCTGGCTGAAACCGTTCGAACTGCAATGGCTGGTCTATCCGCCGCAGGTGGCGAGGCTCTTCTCGCCACAGCTAGCAGCGCTCGTCGGCTACGCCCCGACCAAGCCGAGGCCGCAGCGATGTTCGTCCGGTCCCAAATGGGTGAAATGGGCTGAGGGATGA